Part of the Babylonia areolata isolate BAREFJ2019XMU chromosome 4, ASM4173473v1, whole genome shotgun sequence genome, tcattcaaccagatttcaggcacgcacacatacacactcagacaaacattttacatgtatgaccgttttgtttacctaccccgtcatgtagacagccatactccgttttctgcacatacgttgacctgggagatcagataaaatctccaccctttacccaccaggcaccaccgagattcaaacccgggaccctcatattgaaagtccaccgctttaaccatTTGTCTATTGCGCCCGTTAGTGACAAGAAAGCTTTGTGTTTGAGTAAAAAGTCTTCAGAAATTACCTGGAACGTTCATCCACTGCCACTTGTGGCTCTCTTTTTGAGGATTCATTACTTTTGTTTGGAGTTTTAGAACTAAATAAACTGTGATTTCTTTTATGCTCCATCAACAACTGAGCTCTTTGTGTCAAATGTTTTAAAGACCTCATCTATTTCAAGTATttgtgttaatgtttttttttggtatgaatCATCTACAGCAAAGCTCTGCATCTCCAAGTAATCTAATAGAACAGAATCACTGGACACATAtcctctttccctcccacacAAATTCCAAAACTGTACAACAAGCAATCTGTGTTTTGCACACAATTTCCTTTTATTCACCATGGCATAACCAAACATTCCTCATTAAACTAACAGCAGTACTCTCAACAACTGGCTGGACATCATTCGTCCGCAATGCAACTCACTgaacatttcaacacacacacttacacacactgttATTCACAGTTGTTCATTTCAACAACTAAAACATGCTAGCTGTCAAGCATCAGCTACACTTTCTTGGAATCTGACGCCGTCATTGACTGAGCCATGTTGGCGCCCTGTGGAAATTGGATCTCCTGGAATCGCAGGGAGATGCGACTCACGCTCTTCAGGAACTTCTCGAGGCAGGTGACAGCACAGGTGTTCTGGGGAAAGAATCATGAGCTTATgagaaatatgataataataatagaattaaaatagtagcagcagtagtaccaGTATTTgttgaaaataacaataataataatattaatagtaaATGTTTGATCACAGTCAAGGGTGCTTTACATTCATTACAATAACAAAGCATATCCTCACCTAACTGTCTGGTactaactaaacacacacatacatgcgtgcgcgATACATGCATATAAAAGAGAGGATCAAGTTCAGAGAATAAAGAGCAGAATATCCCTTTTGTCAATGTTTCATTTTAATCTATCACAAAATCAGAAATTGTTATATTCCTTGTATGCTTCACTGGACATCCATTATCATGGATGTTTTACGGCAGTGTTCTATTTGTATCACACTGGAGATTATTCAAATtggatcacacacaaacacacaaagagaattttctttcctttgttttcatCACTGGCAAACAAAAACTTTAAAAAGTCTTGAAAACCACAACTTAACAAAAGTGAGTATTCTCAGATGCCAGTTCATGATCTGAGAAGAACAAAATCATGTTTTTCTCATTCTGAAATCTAgtttaataaataaattaatttcaAGGAACTGCACCCCAGTTTCTGTTTCCATTGGATTTGTtgcttattttttgttgtttttgctttgttttttatatttcaattgacacatgtttttgttgtgatAACACTgatatactgcactgtactgtactgcactgtgttccAGTCTTTcatcacaatcttttttttttcttctgaagatGGATTTTGGTCAACCCACTGTGAAAAGCGCATGACTGCACTGAATACAACCATCCACGTTAGTTCCCCATTCTCAGATCCCTCTTTCCCATGACTGCATTAAAATCAATCCTTTAGAGAAGACAGTTTTCAGAGACAACTCCTACATAACCAAGGGTTCTTTATCGTGCAAATGCCTGTACAATAGTTCCTCATCCATAGAACTAACATTTTCACCAATATTCTGGTTCTAGTTGTAGATCAGTATcaatgatgtggtgtggagtggaatgGTGGACGTTCTGTTAGGCTACATCAGTACATGAATCTAGTGACAAGACTCCTGAAACTTCACTTTAGGAGTGGGTACAATAatcaataaacttttttttaaagcattattCCCACAGGCACTCACTGATTTTGtaatttatcttctttcttttacatATTTGTTGTCTTACCTCAGCATCTAACACTTTTCTGGTGGTGAAGTCATGGACACAGTGATTGAAGCACATCTCTGACACCCTGTTGTACTGACTCAGGAACTCATAAAACTGaaacattcaaaaacaaacactgaataaGGATATCAGAAAAGTGAGATACAAAATAAAACCATGAATCAGGAActcaagaaaatagaaaaaaagaagaagaaaacatgttaaattaaaaaacaacaaacaaataataatgatgataataaaaaaattaaaaaaaagaaatgaaatattatagtttcagtttcagtagctcaaggaggcgtcactgtgttcggacaaaaccatatagtgatatacgctacaccacatctgccaagcagatgcctgaccagcaaataTTATAAAAACAAGGTATGACACAAGAATTTATCAAACTGAAAGAACAAATTTATACGTAAAGTATGTACCAGGTACTGGTTTCTTTATTTgccctttcttattttctcttaAATCTATCaaaaagttgttggtttttgtgtgtcagtgtgcatatcatgtgtgtatgtgtgtgtgtgtgtgtgtgtgcgtgatcgcgcgtgcatgcgcatgcgctCAGCCTTTTGCGGGGGGAGgattgggagggtggagggagggactgCCTCTTCTTCCATTCTCTTGGTTGCATTATTCTCACACCATTTATCCCAACTCTTTGTACATAACTACACTCAGGCTTGCTTCCTTGTTCATTCCCAGTCCTTAAGGAGGAACCTTGAACAAAAGTTGAACTGCTGCTGAATTACCTCAGTTGTGGTCAGGCATGTTTACTCTAATTCAGCCTAGTTACATAAGTAATCACTACAACAAAGTCTCTTATTTGATGACCACAATCACTGAGTAACAAAGTAAGACTCAACAAGCACCCCCTCAAAAGTGGAGTCACCATTATTATGTCCTTCGAGACATTCTCCATTAATCTGCCACTTTGCCAGTGATATCCCTATTGCTAATATCCCATGGCTATGGTATGGACACTTTAACCAAGTTACTAAGTATTTCACAGTCAACTATATAAGTATAACTAATTAACTTAATAACTGTATTAGTATGCCCtgttaaacaaatgaaatagaatgaataTATATTTCATTATGCTTCAATTAGAAACATTTCATATGAATTTATAGATTAATGATTATAAATAGTAAAATATAAACATGTTTCATTACCTGTTTTGCTGCAGACTGGGCATCTACTTGCATGTTAGGAGGCAAGCTAACACCGTCACCTATTCCTGGATTCATGTTCAATTGGTATCTGAAAAGTCTGGAAGAAAGCAGATGAAATCTGAAGGTTAATAAACATCACaagctgcacacacaaaatcctgTCATGATACAAACCAAACCATTTTCTGAAACAACTGGATGTTGATAAATTCATGGTACATTACTTTATGCAATGTTGTAGTAAGACaagtgtgtgacactgacaggttATTTTCACCTGGCCCAAGTAGATTTTCTCAAAAGGCCTTGAGTGGAATCTGATCTGGATTTGGAACTGTCACAAATACAACATACAGAACATTGCGGAATACAATCAGTGAGGCAACCCAGAACTATTACTACAGCCTCCCTAAGCAgattaacaataataacaacacctaTGCTAAGCAGATCGCCGCATGAGCCTGCCATCACCATCAACTAAAACAACAATTCTGTGTGTGCATTCGCTGGGACTATGATCGTTCCAAAGTGGGTTCATTTTGGGGAACAGGTAAGGTTAACAATAGAGCAGCAGTTGGTAATTTTAAAATTTGAGACTTGGTGTTTCCCTTTAAAACAGAGTTTAATTACTTGTTTAtccatttcatttctttcgtttatttttctTAAAATCATGAACTCTCCCAGTCCAGCTGCAATAAGTCAAGAAATGAAGAATGGCCAAAATGACTACCATGTAGTGTATCCAGATTGAAGTTTAAATTGAAGTTTtgaacataaactgataaagagtTCAAATCAGTGAAATTAACTTTTCAGTAGTTGAAGTAGAAGACTAGAACCTAGTTAATGAGTTATTCTGGAatacattacaggatctttaatattcTTAATCTTGAATCATTCATTCGACTTTTAGCCCAGTTGACTACAGAGGACTTGCAACACGTTTAAACCAAAACCATGTAACACAATTATGTACAAATCAGATCAAGTGAAAAATACTGATTTCTTCTGAAAACTTCAAAATCGTATCAAAGGGAACATGCAAGCTGTCATGCATGTTCCACTCAAAGTCTAAGAGTAAGACCATTGAGGAACAGCACATCTAAAGATCACTGCACAAGAAGGGACCAGTGGTAAAGTCCAGTGCTCAGCCTTTTGCTTTTCTTATGAAAGACCGACTTTTTCAAAAAGCATTGTGATGAAATCCTAAAGCAAGTCAGTAAGACCTGTATGTTATTGTTAATGATGATACATCCTAAAGTGGCACTCACATTGCGAGGACCACCAAAAAAGTCAATTCCACTTGCTGTTTGTGATGTAACTAATGACACTGCCTATGAATATGACTCAGACCTGTAGAAGattacatacacactaacacagcacTCATGCATGCCAATCCATCCTCAACCATTCGGCAATGAGACCCCTGCCACCAGGGTGATGTAGACAAATAAAACTGATATAAAACCAAACTGCATGCTTCATCAACTGATCAAGGGAGACTACGGGAGTAAAGAACCTGGCTATGTCTCTACTGGGTCTACCATGCTGTACTTGAACTTTGAAGGAACAGCTCCCAAGCCTACACGTGAGATGAAAATACCTCCAACTGTCCTTTTAAAAACGAATGGCTGCGGGGTCAGTGCTGGTCATTCCACCTGGccagttcataaaaaaaaacacacacaccaaatagcAGAACATTGAAGGTTCCAGACGCGATCAGCTGCTAGCGAGGTTGCAGGACCACCATCACAGTGACAGCTGCTTGCGGGTTGTGTAGAAATGCACACTGCTACAACCCTCCTGTTGTGTATGCGACCATGCTCCTACAACGTAACACACCCAAGTCAAAGAGTGAAAGTACGTGGGAGACTATCATTCAGAATGTACAGATCTAGCTGCGAAACATTTATGTCCTCTGTGCGAGAAGTGTCACTTTCTCAAAGTGAATGATAAATATTCAAATCGTCCAAAAGCATAAGGGTGTAAAGAGTTCTTGAATAATACCAAGATCTCGTTTACCTCTACTGATTAATAATGTCCGGTCACCGGTATCACCACACATGACACAGTGCCGCAGCAAAGGTTAAAAAATCAATCGATATCACGCCAAGCCGAAGTTCCTTCATCAGCCGGTTCAGAACTATAATAATAAACAATGCAGCTTCGGAAAAATATGAAATCCCTCATCTTTACTTACCTGAACGTATTCTACAAAATGATGAAAACAGATGCACGTGTTGTGATAAGCAAGTTTCAACTTGACTTAACCGGAAAGCAGACGTGAAGGGTAAATGAAAACGCAACAACAATTGGTTGGAATATTATTGTCGTGAAATCATTGCTCGCTAAATTTTTTTATGATAAATTCTTTGTACAAACAATCATTATATATACACGATTAGATCTATAGCTGTACACTTTTAAGGCTCTTTAAGATTTCTTATTGCAATATTTTGTTTACGACTTAACACAAAAATTGCCCCAAGCCAATCAAATGTTTTGTTACAAAcgttgtcgctgtttgttgtgAAATGGCGACCGTGCAGTGGGAAATGTGATCAGACAAGTCCAAAACACTGAACAAGATCTTCATTTTAAAGCAAGCCGTTTCCTTACGTGATGGTGAACGGGCTACTTATGAAACAGACACTTTCAAAAGGACAAAAATGTGCCTGCGGATGGATTTTGTACAGAATGGTTCTGCATAAAGGTGTGGTAACCAGGCGACTTTCTGTCGGACAAAATTAAATTTTGAGTCCCAAATTCCCACTTTTCTGTGACAATTAAACCGAAGAAAATAAGACTTGAAATGTCACAAAATAGCATCCTTGAGCTCTTGTCAGTTACAAGCAATGCGGTGAAAGCTTTGGATAAAACAAACAGTTCCAAATCATCTGGCAGTGGAGGAGGCACTCCTCGCattaggatagagagagagaatgcagaaaATCATCCCCCAGTCAACGACCAGGATGTGCAGGACAACAGCAGATCAAGTGCTGACAGTGGTGTTGGTAAAACAGCAACACAATCCAACCAAGCGAGGAGTATAAAAGAAACCTCAGGAGATTTGCATGATTCTGATGACAGTACAACAGCAAGTGATGTTCTCATACGTTCAACCCTTGTTGATGAGAATCCAGCAGTACAGCCTGCTGTGTTGAACTCAAGTGCTTCTTCTCAGGGGTCAAGATGCAAGGAACTTGACAACTTCAATGTTGCTGATGCTAGGAAAGTAAAGGTGTCAAAAAAACATTTGAGAGAGATAGTTTCTCCAAGAGATTCTTATGACAATTCTCGCCAGgttgtgtctgtctttgctcATACTGAATGTGAAACCAATTTGAATGTGAACAATAACAATCAGAAGAGCAGTTACAAACCAGAAAATGGGAAAGTTGTTAATGGCAGTTTTCCAAATAAAGCTTTCCCAAATGCTTCAGTGAAGGACACCTCTTCCAGGAGTGACAAAAATAGCAGCAAAATGTTAGCAGAGCAAAAGAAAACCCACAGTCAAGGTGTGGACAGTGTAGTGTATACTGTGCAACGACATGAACACAATGGCAAAGAACTGCtgtcaaataaacaacaaactaaaACTGGAAAACCAGACCAAGTTCCTCAACACTTGACTCATTTCCCATACAAAGTATCCAGACAAGGAAACAGTGCAAAAGAGCAAGTTTTGGTAGAGTCAGCAGATCTTGCAGAAGACTGGGGtaatttgattttgtttctgttttgtttttgttttgttttttgttttggtgcttGCATCTTTTCATTCTGTAAATTTCAGATACTTAAGAAAAATCTACAAACtaaaattgataataattatttgttgtcagttgttggggaaatttgtttttaacaaaaatcagattattgaaaaaaagaaaaggtgtgtaTCACACCTCAGGCGAGCAAGGAGTAGTGTTTGTGCAGACACATTAGTTCGGCAtttgacaaacacatacatgtttgataatataattatatatacctcCCTTGCATAGCCGTTTTCTCTGCATGgaaaagtgaacaacaacaacaacaacaataataataatgataataattgacaTTTACATAgtgcatttctccagaaatactgctcaaaaaGTACTTTCGTTCCACACTCCCCACTTCCCCATCAGTACTCCTCTCCACCTGCACCTccgccacaccccacacacagaagcatgtGCCAGAAAACACTCATGCAACTGAAatttggaaaccacccacccacccatgatgcCCTCCAGAAAACATATCCCTGCAACACACTCgagtaggcacgcacacacacatgaatgcatggacactcacctgccacacacacatggcaaaccgCCCCTTCACAACTGAACATGCACCCAAAGCCAGATCAGGccaagatcaggaaaaaaaacaccaaaaaacaaaacaaaacaatacagcactTTGTTGGTTTACAGATGAAGATGAAGCCATTAGGATCCACAGCAGCAAACcttgtttgtaaaataaataaccAAAAACGTAAGCAAGTGCCTTCCAGGTGAGGTGCATGGTAGTTTGGAACGTGCTGCTGCTATGGATCTGCCTATTGCTCTGCAGTCATATTCCACTATCTGTTGTAGCATACATCTTTCTTACACAGTCCTTTATTGAAGTACTTTGTGACAATTTAATGTTGCCACAGCACTCATTGTGATCACTAACTCATTGATCACATTCTTTCACAGACTAactaaaattatatatatatatatatagagagagagagagagagctgtatatatattatatatatatattgtatctgGATGATCAAAGCTTTGAATCTGTACTGTGTCATTGTACAGTTTTAGACCAACAGCTGCTTGTTTCAAGGAATTGTATAATGGACAGAATTCATATTCTGAATGcagtattttattttgtgttggctgtgtgtgtgtgtgtgtgtatgtgtgtcagtctt contains:
- the LOC143281227 gene encoding mitochondrial import inner membrane translocase subunit Tim9-like, coding for MNPGIGDGVSLPPNMQVDAQSAAKQFYEFLSQYNRVSEMCFNHCVHDFTTRKVLDAENTCAVTCLEKFLKSVSRISLRFQEIQFPQGANMAQSMTASDSKKV